One genomic segment of Falco cherrug isolate bFalChe1 chromosome 13, bFalChe1.pri, whole genome shotgun sequence includes these proteins:
- the LOC106631748 gene encoding carbohydrate sulfotransferase 9-like has protein sequence MRFLQRLVISAALGIATFLSWRLLLQSPAAGQGGDLAPEAEEGFTLTLDTFLHVQQLRKKRLRAFCSRSGKVTRMPRSREEKAYLLSSLRVSTKLDLLYCQVPSTGMEEWQQLLEKLEEEENVTLPVPLPYPWRHGPKTQLSQFNLTEIEAMLGSYTKVLFVRDPFQRLISTFMQGLGTNPSFSSFVQDVLDSGQKKAGAAWKPLVSLCRPCLVQYDYVVVFGFLRQELAHLLRRAGLPADSLLSKFTDTQVQWTYSWLSEQMFSELSLQQKQQLSHFYRGDLAAFPFPSSFLSDLLSTPETW, from the exons ATGCGATTCCTTCAACGTCTCGTCATCTCAGCCGCCCTGGGCATCGCCACCTTCCTGAGCTGGAGGCTGCTTCTCCAGAGCCCGGCTGCCGGCCAAGGAG GTGACCTGGCCCCCGAGGCGGAGGAGGGTTTCACTTTGACACTGGACACCTTCTTACACGTTCAGCAGCTCAGGAAGAAGAGACTGAGAGCTTTTTGCAGCCGATCAGGCAAAGTCACCAGGATGccaaggagcagggaggaaaaagccTACCTGCTCTCGAGTCTGAGGGTAAGCACCAAGCTGGACCTCCTCTACTGCCAAGTGCCATCGACAGGGATGGAGGAATGGCAGCAGCTTTTGGAGAAgctagaggaggaggagaacgTGACACTCCCAGTACCGCTTCCCTACCCTTGGCGGCACGGTCCAAAGACACAGCTGAGCCAGTTCAACCTGACGGAGATCGAGGCCATGTTAGGGTCTTACACCAAGGTGCTCTTTGTCAGGGACCCTTTCCAGAGGCTGATCTCCACGTTCATGCAAGGCTTGGGCACCAACccttccttcagcagctttgtcCAGGATGTTTTAGACAGCGGACAGAAGAAGGCTGGAGCGGCTTGGAAACCACTGGTCAGCCTCTGCCGGCCCTGTCTGGTGCAGTATGACTACGTGGTGGTGTTTGGCTTcctgaggcaggagctggctcaTCTGCTGCGGCGGGCTGGGCTGCCCGCAGACAGCCTCCTCTCCAAGTTCACTGACACCCAAGTGCAGTGGACCTACAGCTGGTTATCCGAGCAGATGTTCAGCGAGCTGTCCCtccaacagaagcagcaactgTCTCATTTCTATCGCGGGGATCTTGCTGCTTTCCCATTTCCTAGCAGTTTTCTGTCAGACCTCCTCAGCACCCCAGAGACCTGGTAG